The proteins below are encoded in one region of Methanoculleus taiwanensis:
- a CDS encoding ATP synthase subunit B gives MKEYRTVTQIAGPLVFVEKTEPIGYGELVNISLADGTMKRGQVLDTSDDLVVVQVFETTAGIGRDSGIRFTGETIKMPVGKEMLGRILSGGGKPIDGGPDIVPEKRLDITGAAINPYARSSPEDFIQTGISTIDGTNTLVRGQKLPIFSGSGLPHNDVALQIARQAKVPGSTEEFAVVFAAMGITREEANVFMADFEKTGALERAVVFLNLADDPAVERIITPRLALTTAEYLAFELGYHVLVILTDMTNYCEALRQIGAAREEVPGRRGYPGYMYTDLASIYERAGIIKGVKGSVTQIPILTMPGDDITHPIPDLTGYITEGQIVVNRELHRKGIYPPINVLPSLSRLMNLGIGKGHTREDHKKVSDQLYAAYAEGNDLRGLVAIVGKDALSERDRMFLEFADLFEDRFVRQGLYTDRTIEETLDVGWDLLATLPEEQLVRIDRELIQKYHPKYRKKVQG, from the coding sequence ATGAAGGAGTACAGAACGGTAACACAGATTGCGGGCCCTCTTGTCTTTGTCGAGAAGACCGAACCGATCGGCTACGGTGAGCTTGTCAATATCTCCCTCGCCGACGGAACGATGAAGCGCGGGCAGGTTCTCGATACCAGCGACGACCTTGTCGTGGTGCAGGTCTTCGAGACCACTGCAGGTATCGGCAGGGACAGCGGTATCCGCTTTACCGGCGAAACGATCAAGATGCCGGTGGGTAAAGAGATGCTCGGCCGAATCCTCTCCGGAGGCGGTAAGCCGATCGACGGCGGTCCTGATATCGTCCCTGAGAAGCGCCTCGATATCACCGGCGCTGCCATCAACCCCTATGCCCGGAGTTCTCCGGAGGATTTCATCCAGACCGGTATCTCCACGATCGACGGCACCAACACCCTCGTCCGTGGTCAGAAACTCCCGATCTTCTCGGGATCCGGTCTCCCGCACAACGATGTGGCACTGCAGATCGCCCGTCAGGCGAAGGTGCCCGGCTCGACGGAAGAGTTTGCCGTGGTCTTCGCTGCTATGGGTATCACCCGTGAAGAGGCGAACGTCTTCATGGCCGACTTCGAGAAGACCGGGGCACTCGAGCGTGCCGTCGTCTTCTTAAACCTTGCAGACGACCCGGCGGTCGAACGTATCATCACCCCGCGGCTTGCGCTCACGACCGCAGAGTACCTGGCGTTCGAACTTGGTTACCACGTGCTGGTTATCCTGACCGACATGACCAATTACTGCGAGGCGCTCCGTCAGATCGGTGCCGCCCGTGAAGAAGTGCCCGGTCGTCGTGGGTATCCGGGATACATGTACACCGACCTTGCCAGCATCTACGAGCGTGCCGGTATCATCAAGGGCGTCAAGGGCTCTGTCACCCAGATCCCGATCCTGACGATGCCCGGTGACGATATCACGCACCCGATCCCCGACCTGACCGGGTACATTACCGAGGGTCAGATCGTGGTCAACCGTGAGCTGCATCGGAAGGGTATCTATCCGCCCATCAACGTGCTGCCGTCCCTCTCCCGTCTGATGAACCTCGGCATCGGCAAGGGCCATACCCGTGAGGATCACAAGAAGGTCTCCGACCAGCTCTATGCAGCCTACGCAGAGGGTAATGATCTGCGAGGCCTTGTCGCTATCGTCGGTAAGGACGCGCTCTCGGAGCGCGACCGGATGTTCCTCGAATTCGCCGATCTCTTCGAAGACCGGTTTGTCCGTCAGGGTCTCTACACCGACCGGACGATCGAGGAGACGCTCGATGTCGGCTGGGATCTGCTGGCGACGCTGCCCGAAGAGCAGCTCGTGCGTATCGACCGCGAACTGATCCAGAAGTATCACCCGAAGTACCGGAAGAAAGTGCAGGGGTAA
- a CDS encoding roadblock/LC7 domain-containing protein encodes MTDHPPSKEKAQTYIEEIRSISGVVACALVSQDGFVMGKYFRDNGQTPSLFAAMSATIFASAEAAASAVHISSPSSIVVTTADATILVVCVGNEALITAVVEKTADPAAVSEQLATVAARIGEEL; translated from the coding sequence ATGACTGACCATCCACCCTCGAAAGAGAAGGCTCAAACGTACATCGAGGAGATCCGATCCATCAGCGGTGTGGTTGCCTGTGCTCTTGTATCGCAGGATGGCTTTGTTATGGGCAAGTATTTCCGGGATAACGGGCAGACTCCCTCGCTGTTCGCAGCAATGAGTGCAACGATTTTTGCGTCGGCAGAAGCTGCTGCGAGTGCTGTTCACATCAGTTCCCCCTCGTCGATCGTGGTCACTACGGCGGACGCCACGATTCTGGTCGTATGTGTAGGAAATGAAGCACTCATCACGGCGGTTGTTGAGAAGACCGCGGATCCTGCAGCGGTCAGTGAGCAGCTTGCGACGGTTGCAGCCAGGATTGGGGAGGAACTATAA
- a CDS encoding V-type ATP synthase subunit F, whose product MEIAVIGNSEFILGFRLAGVQKTYAAETDERLIDYINRVLGDKEVGILVLEGKNMERIPQRLRTTLENSVKPTVITIGGGEGGLSMRERIKRSVGVDLWK is encoded by the coding sequence ATGGAGATCGCAGTAATCGGAAACAGCGAGTTCATCCTCGGGTTCAGGCTTGCCGGCGTGCAGAAGACGTACGCCGCCGAGACCGACGAGCGGCTGATCGACTACATCAACCGGGTGCTTGGAGATAAGGAAGTAGGTATTCTCGTCCTGGAAGGCAAAAATATGGAGCGGATCCCCCAGAGGCTCCGCACCACTCTTGAAAACTCCGTCAAACCGACCGTGATCACGATCGGTGGAGGCGAGGGAGGCCTATCCATGCGAGAGAGAATAAAGAGATCGGTGGGTGTTGATCTGTGGAAGTAA
- a CDS encoding V-type ATP synthase subunit D: MALRDLKPTRSELIAIKRRIKLSERGYNILKMKRDGLILEFFKVLQQAKDSRGAMQERYERAVEMIALANTVEGAIGVKSAAFSAADAPQITLKSKNIMGVVVPEIESSSVRKNLTERGYGVLGTSSVIDETAEAFEELLESIIEAAEIETTMKRLLDEIESTKRRVNALEFKVIPELSEARDFIKMRLDEMEREELFRLKKIKARSSS, translated from the coding sequence ATGGCGCTGCGAGACCTCAAGCCAACCCGTTCCGAACTGATCGCCATCAAGCGGCGGATCAAACTCTCGGAGCGTGGCTACAACATCCTCAAGATGAAGCGCGATGGACTGATCCTTGAATTCTTCAAAGTGCTGCAGCAGGCGAAAGACAGCCGCGGCGCAATGCAGGAACGCTACGAGAGGGCGGTCGAGATGATCGCCCTCGCCAATACCGTCGAGGGTGCGATCGGTGTGAAATCCGCCGCATTCTCGGCGGCGGATGCTCCGCAGATCACGCTCAAGAGCAAGAATATCATGGGTGTGGTCGTGCCGGAGATCGAATCCTCATCCGTCCGGAAGAACCTGACCGAGCGCGGATACGGCGTGCTCGGCACGTCGTCGGTCATTGACGAGACGGCGGAGGCGTTTGAGGAGCTGCTCGAGAGCATCATCGAGGCGGCGGAGATCGAGACGACGATGAAACGGCTGCTCGACGAGATCGAGAGCACCAAGCGGCGTGTGAACGCGCTGGAGTTCAAAGTCATCCCCGAACTCTCCGAGGCCAGAGACTTCATCAAGATGCGGCTCGATGAGATGGAGCGCGAAGAGCTCTTCCGCCTGAAAAAGATTAAGGCTCGAAGTTCCTCATAG
- a CDS encoding phosphate-starvation-inducible PsiE family protein, translating to MAIKNHHINTIISALSNVTLGIYLAIAIALSILAILSLYDVALLILEVFTTKNTTLGVLAVLHALLVTIIIIELLDTVTLYFKTNRLQVTPILIAAMTAMVRRILTFGVEPVEAADVALTIVAILVLTIAIVYIGKQERRFGSDRAEGE from the coding sequence GTGGCGATAAAAAACCACCATATCAATACGATTATTTCGGCCCTGTCGAACGTGACGCTGGGGATCTACCTCGCAATTGCCATCGCGCTGTCCATCCTCGCAATACTATCGCTCTATGATGTAGCGCTGCTCATCCTTGAAGTCTTCACAACGAAGAACACCACGCTCGGCGTCCTTGCCGTGCTGCACGCGCTCCTCGTCACCATCATCATCATCGAGCTCCTGGACACAGTCACGCTCTACTTCAAAACCAACCGGCTCCAGGTCACCCCCATCCTGATCGCCGCCATGACCGCCATGGTGCGGCGCATCCTGACATTCGGCGTCGAACCCGTAGAGGCAGCCGATGTGGCGCTTACCATCGTCGCCATCCTCGTCCTGACGATCGCCATCGTCTACATAGGGAAGCAGGAGCGGCGTTTCGGCTCCGACAGGGCGGAAGGGGAATAA
- a CDS encoding response regulator has translation MYTILVVDDSPMIVDVFVTMLERGGYHPITAYSGEEALSVLREATPDLILLDIMMEPMDGWETLENLKGNLSTKHIPVLMLTAKPLTPEEAKEYGVYIEDYILKPTTHHQLYDAIEHVLQRRHSITADIERARQAGVDQRIIDEYERLSKSVDINKRLLKILETTYSIKDAKVGMGENITRAIKSMATSIKLQEERLHQIRGEFTVFAEQ, from the coding sequence ATGTATACGATACTGGTCGTTGATGATAGTCCGATGATCGTCGACGTATTCGTGACGATGCTTGAGCGGGGAGGATATCATCCGATAACGGCGTACAGCGGGGAAGAGGCGTTATCGGTCTTACGGGAGGCCACGCCCGATCTGATTCTGCTCGATATCATGATGGAGCCGATGGACGGGTGGGAGACGCTCGAGAACCTCAAAGGCAATCTTTCGACGAAGCATATCCCCGTTCTGATGCTGACGGCAAAACCCCTGACGCCGGAAGAGGCGAAGGAATACGGGGTATATATTGAAGATTACATACTCAAACCGACGACGCATCACCAGCTCTACGACGCGATAGAGCATGTTCTCCAACGCCGTCACTCCATCACTGCGGATATCGAGCGTGCACGGCAGGCCGGTGTGGATCAGCGGATCATCGACGAGTATGAGCGTCTCAGCAAGAGCGTGGATATCAACAAACGTCTCCTGAAGATCCTCGAGACCACCTACAGCATCAAGGATGCAAAGGTGGGGATGGGTGAGAATATCACGCGTGCCATCAAGAGCATGGCGACCAGTATCAAGCTGCAGGAAGAACGCCTGCACCAGATACGGGGCGAGTTCACCGTCTTTGCAGAGCAGTAA
- the minD gene encoding cell division ATPase MinD: protein MIRAFTIASGKGGTGKTTVTANLGTALAYYGKETYIVDVDVGMANLGLVLGLENASITLHEVLAGKAKIQDAIYDGPHGLKVVPSGISLKGFQEADPQRLKDVMRDLVSRCDYLLLDAPAGLGSDAVIPLAVADEVILVVNPEISSLVDALKVKILTEMVGGTVRGAILNRASLENTDLSKQKIQKVLGVPIIDVIPEDPNVRRSSTYKTPIVIKYPDSPSAVAFRRIAATLAGIEYNEPVEERRERFVERLARTLFRR from the coding sequence ATGATCAGAGCCTTCACAATCGCCTCCGGTAAAGGCGGGACAGGAAAAACAACAGTCACTGCAAATCTCGGAACAGCGCTTGCTTACTACGGAAAGGAGACGTACATCGTCGATGTCGACGTGGGGATGGCAAACCTCGGGCTCGTGCTCGGCCTTGAGAATGCATCGATCACCCTGCACGAAGTGCTCGCGGGAAAAGCAAAGATTCAGGATGCGATCTATGACGGACCGCACGGGCTGAAAGTGGTGCCGAGCGGGATCTCGCTCAAGGGATTCCAGGAGGCAGACCCCCAGCGACTGAAGGATGTGATGCGCGATCTCGTCAGCCGCTGCGATTACCTGCTCCTCGACGCCCCCGCCGGACTCGGCAGCGATGCGGTCATCCCGCTTGCCGTCGCCGACGAGGTCATCCTGGTGGTCAATCCCGAGATCTCCTCGCTCGTCGACGCCCTGAAAGTCAAGATTCTGACCGAGATGGTCGGCGGAACCGTCAGAGGTGCCATTCTCAACCGGGCAAGCCTTGAAAACACCGATCTCTCCAAACAGAAGATCCAGAAGGTTCTTGGTGTGCCGATCATCGATGTGATCCCCGAAGACCCGAACGTACGCCGCTCCTCGACCTACAAGACCCCGATCGTGATCAAGTATCCGGATTCACCTTCAGCCGTGGCATTTCGGCGTATAGCTGCAACGCTTGCCGGGATCGAATATAACGAACCCGTCGAAGAAAGGAGAGAAAGATTTGTCGAGCGGCTTGCTCGAACGCTATTCAGGAGATAA
- a CDS encoding V-type ATP synthase subunit C — translation MAEISSGSAQYIYVCTRMRVRRSQLIPREDYLRMLNMSLPEITRFIEDTGYKAEIDELATAFSGIDLVEVALSWNLAKEYQNILNITPGNLMRFTASYLRRWDIQNVLTILRGKAQGTSAGKIREVLIPAGALDRVFLDRLLVEDSPDRIVEALKSTRLYPVLEREFPRAVETGSYARLENELYKGYYERLLAETKGEVKGGRVFRNYVQLEIDIRNIQNLFRLRSQRVTEDVRDMMIPGGSFTVDELQRLALIEGRDEFIDAVKKQVSLPSLLNTLEELRGVRPIREAETGLTRVQLEQMDRMSKRYPISITPILAYLEHKKYEVANLRALARGKEANLPSERIQDYLVM, via the coding sequence ATGGCAGAGATAAGTAGCGGATCGGCGCAGTACATCTACGTCTGCACCCGTATGCGGGTGCGGCGTTCGCAGTTGATACCGCGTGAGGATTATCTCCGCATGCTGAATATGAGCCTGCCTGAGATCACCCGGTTTATCGAAGATACCGGATACAAGGCCGAGATCGATGAGCTTGCTACCGCATTCTCCGGTATCGATCTCGTCGAGGTGGCCTTAAGCTGGAACCTTGCCAAGGAATACCAGAATATCCTGAACATCACGCCCGGAAACTTAATGCGGTTCACTGCGAGCTACCTCCGGCGCTGGGATATCCAGAACGTCCTCACTATTCTCCGCGGGAAAGCCCAAGGTACTTCCGCAGGGAAGATCCGTGAGGTTCTGATCCCTGCCGGTGCCCTCGATCGGGTGTTCCTCGATCGTCTGCTCGTGGAAGACTCCCCCGACCGGATCGTCGAGGCGCTCAAGAGCACGCGGCTCTACCCGGTGCTGGAGCGGGAGTTTCCGCGTGCTGTCGAGACAGGTTCGTACGCCCGCCTTGAGAACGAGCTCTACAAGGGCTACTACGAACGCCTCCTCGCCGAGACGAAAGGCGAGGTCAAGGGCGGCCGGGTCTTCAGGAATTACGTGCAGCTCGAGATCGATATCCGGAATATTCAGAACCTCTTCCGTCTTCGCTCGCAGCGTGTCACGGAAGATGTGCGGGATATGATGATCCCCGGCGGTTCGTTTACGGTCGATGAGCTGCAGCGGCTCGCTCTCATTGAGGGCCGCGATGAGTTCATTGATGCGGTGAAGAAACAGGTGTCGCTCCCTTCGCTCCTCAACACACTCGAGGAGCTTCGGGGCGTCCGGCCGATCCGCGAGGCGGAGACCGGGCTCACCCGGGTTCAGCTGGAGCAGATGGATCGGATGTCCAAGAGATATCCGATCTCGATCACTCCGATCCTGGCTTACCTCGAGCACAAGAAGTACGAGGTTGCAAACCTGCGTGCACTTGCGCGGGGTAAGGAGGCGAACCTCCCGAGCGAGCGGATACAGGACTATCTGGTGATGTAA
- a CDS encoding ATP synthase subunit A, which produces MEVKEKASEKRGKGVLKRISGPVVTATGLDAHMYDVVKVGDEELMGEVIKIQGENIIIQVYEDTSGIKPGEPVENTGLSLAVELGPGLLTSIYDGIQRPLEVLVDKMGNFIERGVSAPGLSHEKKWEFKPLVKPGDMVAPGEIIGEVQETNIVHKVMVPPNMKGGKIKSITSGSYTVDETVCLLEDGTEITMLQRWPVRVPRPVTEKMNPDIPLITGQRILDGLFPIAKGGTAAIPGPFGSGKTVTQQQLAKWSDAEIVVYIGCGERGNEMTEVLTEFPELEDPKTGKPLMERTVLIANTSNMPVAAREASVYTGITIAEYFRDMGYDVSLMADSTSRWAEAMREISSRLEEMPGEEGYPAYLAARLSEFYERAGLVETLSNKKGSVSVIGAVSPPGGDFSEPVTQNTLRIVKVFWALDAKLSQRRHFPAINWLNSYSLYLDTLHDWYDREVSPEWNPLRSWAMEVLQKEAELQEIVQLVGSDALPDEEQITIEVARMIREIFLQQNAYDAVDTFCPMSKQYDMMKAIKTYADLSRAAQAAGATPQQVISVKTKNELPQIKFIKDYEPVLAKIMKDMEAEFNTLRAA; this is translated from the coding sequence GTGGAAGTAAAAGAGAAAGCAAGTGAAAAAAGAGGAAAAGGTGTCCTGAAGCGGATTTCAGGCCCTGTGGTCACCGCGACCGGCCTTGACGCACACATGTACGACGTGGTGAAGGTCGGCGACGAGGAGCTGATGGGGGAGGTCATCAAGATCCAGGGTGAGAACATCATCATCCAGGTCTATGAGGACACCTCCGGCATCAAGCCCGGCGAGCCGGTCGAGAACACCGGCCTGTCGCTGGCGGTCGAGCTCGGCCCCGGTCTGCTGACCAGTATCTACGACGGTATCCAGCGTCCCCTTGAAGTGCTTGTCGACAAGATGGGCAACTTCATCGAGCGTGGTGTCTCCGCACCGGGTCTCTCTCACGAGAAGAAGTGGGAGTTTAAGCCGCTTGTGAAGCCGGGCGACATGGTCGCCCCCGGCGAGATCATCGGCGAGGTTCAGGAGACGAACATCGTTCACAAGGTCATGGTGCCGCCGAACATGAAGGGCGGGAAGATCAAGAGTATCACGTCCGGCAGCTATACCGTCGATGAGACGGTCTGTCTACTCGAGGACGGAACCGAGATCACCATGCTCCAGCGCTGGCCTGTCCGTGTCCCGCGGCCGGTCACCGAGAAGATGAACCCGGATATTCCGCTGATCACCGGTCAGCGCATTCTCGACGGTCTCTTCCCGATCGCGAAAGGCGGAACGGCCGCAATCCCCGGCCCGTTCGGCAGCGGCAAGACGGTCACCCAGCAGCAGCTTGCGAAGTGGTCCGATGCCGAGATCGTGGTCTACATCGGCTGCGGTGAGCGCGGCAACGAGATGACCGAGGTTCTGACGGAGTTTCCGGAACTCGAGGACCCGAAGACTGGTAAGCCGCTCATGGAGCGGACGGTGCTGATCGCAAACACCTCGAACATGCCCGTCGCGGCCCGTGAGGCATCCGTTTACACCGGCATTACCATCGCGGAGTACTTCCGCGACATGGGTTACGACGTCTCGCTGATGGCGGACTCGACCTCGCGCTGGGCGGAAGCGATGCGTGAGATCTCGTCCCGTCTTGAGGAGATGCCCGGTGAGGAAGGGTACCCTGCATATCTTGCAGCCCGCCTCTCGGAGTTCTACGAGCGCGCCGGTCTTGTCGAGACGCTAAGCAACAAGAAGGGTTCGGTCTCGGTTATCGGTGCGGTTTCGCCGCCCGGCGGTGACTTCTCTGAGCCGGTTACGCAGAACACCCTCCGTATCGTGAAGGTCTTCTGGGCACTTGACGCCAAGCTCTCGCAGCGCCGTCACTTCCCGGCCATTAACTGGTTAAACTCCTACTCGCTCTACCTGGACACGCTCCACGACTGGTACGACCGTGAGGTCTCCCCTGAGTGGAACCCCCTGCGTTCCTGGGCGATGGAAGTCCTCCAGAAGGAGGCCGAACTCCAGGAGATCGTCCAGCTGGTCGGATCCGATGCGCTGCCCGACGAGGAGCAGATCACCATCGAGGTCGCAAGGATGATCCGTGAGATCTTCCTCCAGCAGAACGCCTACGATGCGGTCGATACCTTCTGTCCGATGTCCAAGCAGTACGACATGATGAAGGCGATCAAGACCTATGCCGATCTCTCCCGTGCCGCACAGGCGGCAGGCGCGACCCCGCAGCAGGTCATCAGCGTGAAGACAAAGAACGAGCTTCCGCAGATCAAGTTCATCAAGGACTACGAGCCCGTTCTTGCGAAGATAATGAAGGACATGGAAGCTGAATTCAACACACTGAGGGCGGCTTAA
- a CDS encoding phosphoglycerate kinase, giving the protein MEIGTIGDAGSRSGTVMLRVDFNSPIDPSSQFILDDKRFREHLPTVQALEDTKLVVLTHQSRPGKKDFTTLEAHAEKLERLAGRAVTYVDDIFGPAARETIRNMKRGDIVMLENLRFNAEENLTLKPEEAKKTILVRKLAGMADWYVNDAFGTAHRSQPSIVGLPLAVKTVAGLLMEREVASLSRVFTGAPRPVTFVLGGTKVDDSVAVAENVLSNGIADRVVVTGVVANIFLMAQGYDIGRPSTQLIEQLKYCGEVARARQLLAAYPESILVPEMVAVRENDAREEYPVDAIPADAPVLDLGADSAATLAARIRESGTVVLNGPAGLFEEEAFAAGTFEIVRAASTVEFSVVGGGHTAVAIEKLDLENAFTHISTGGGACIEFLTGKKLPAIRAMEMSREIFG; this is encoded by the coding sequence TTGGAGATCGGCACAATAGGTGATGCGGGGAGTCGGAGCGGAACGGTCATGCTCCGTGTCGACTTCAACTCCCCTATCGATCCCTCTTCTCAATTCATTCTTGACGATAAACGATTCCGGGAGCATCTACCGACGGTTCAGGCGCTCGAAGATACAAAACTCGTCGTCCTCACGCACCAGAGCCGCCCGGGAAAGAAGGATTTTACCACCCTCGAGGCGCATGCGGAGAAACTGGAGCGGCTCGCCGGCCGGGCTGTTACCTACGTCGACGATATCTTTGGGCCTGCTGCACGAGAGACGATCCGCAACATGAAGCGGGGAGATATCGTGATGCTCGAGAACCTCCGGTTCAATGCCGAAGAGAATCTGACGCTCAAACCGGAGGAGGCAAAAAAGACTATTCTTGTCCGGAAGCTGGCTGGGATGGCGGACTGGTACGTGAACGACGCCTTCGGAACGGCGCACCGCTCGCAGCCCTCTATCGTGGGGCTGCCGCTCGCCGTAAAGACCGTTGCCGGCCTCCTGATGGAGCGTGAGGTCGCTTCTCTCTCCCGCGTCTTTACGGGTGCTCCGCGCCCGGTGACGTTTGTTCTCGGCGGGACGAAGGTGGATGACTCCGTCGCGGTTGCGGAGAACGTGCTCTCGAACGGGATAGCCGACCGGGTGGTCGTGACCGGTGTCGTCGCGAACATCTTCCTGATGGCACAGGGTTACGATATCGGCAGGCCGTCGACCCAGCTCATCGAGCAGCTCAAGTACTGCGGCGAGGTGGCGAGAGCCCGGCAGCTGCTGGCGGCGTATCCGGAGAGCATCCTGGTTCCGGAGATGGTTGCTGTCCGGGAAAATGACGCGCGGGAAGAGTACCCGGTCGATGCAATTCCTGCCGACGCACCGGTGCTCGACCTCGGTGCCGATTCGGCTGCAACGCTTGCGGCACGAATCCGGGAATCGGGAACGGTTGTGTTGAACGGGCCTGCCGGACTCTTTGAAGAGGAGGCGTTTGCGGCCGGGACATTCGAGATCGTCAGGGCAGCGTCCACTGTAGAGTTCTCGGTGGTCGGCGGCGGTCATACTGCGGTCGCCATCGAAAAACTCGATCTCGAGAATGCGTTTACCCACATCTCAACCGGTGGCGGGGCATGCATCGAGTTCCTGACCGGGAAGAAACTCCCCGCCATCAGGGCGATGGAGATGTCGCGGGAGATTTTCGGGTGA
- a CDS encoding DNA adenine methylase, with product MRSLSARPFLKWAGGKGQLLATLMPRLPADLGSGSVRRYVEPFLGGGAVFFAVAEAYSPEESFLFDVNRELVLTYRAVQQDVERLIEELRALETAYLPLSDDERRGFYYGLRDRFNRAEGSTESTPVSRAAEFLFLNRTCFNGLFRVNSRGRFNVPPGRYQNPRILDEENLRAVSGLLARVTIRQGDFTESLPVVDEQTFIYIDPPYRPLSTTAKFTSYACDAFTDADQIRLAEFCRKADAAGARFMLSNSDPRNTDPDDSFFDDLYSGFSISRVSARRAINRNPDGRGSLTEIVVTNF from the coding sequence ATGCGTTCTCTATCTGCACGGCCTTTTCTGAAATGGGCGGGGGGGAAGGGGCAGCTTCTGGCTACGCTGATGCCCCGGCTTCCGGCCGATCTCGGTTCCGGGTCGGTCCGACGGTACGTCGAGCCCTTTCTCGGGGGAGGAGCGGTTTTTTTTGCAGTCGCAGAGGCTTATTCCCCTGAAGAGAGTTTCCTCTTCGACGTGAACAGAGAGCTCGTGCTCACCTATCGTGCTGTGCAGCAGGATGTCGAAAGGCTAATTGAGGAGCTTCGTGCCCTTGAAACCGCTTACCTGCCGCTCTCCGACGACGAACGACGGGGATTTTATTATGGTCTGCGGGACCGGTTCAACCGGGCTGAAGGTTCTACGGAGTCTACGCCCGTTTCCCGGGCTGCAGAGTTCCTTTTCCTGAACCGAACCTGTTTCAACGGCCTCTTCCGGGTTAACTCGCGCGGCCGGTTCAATGTCCCCCCGGGACGCTACCAGAACCCCCGGATCCTCGATGAGGAGAATCTCCGGGCGGTCTCCGGACTCCTTGCACGGGTGACGATCCGGCAGGGTGACTTCACGGAATCGCTTCCTGTTGTCGATGAGCAGACTTTCATCTACATCGACCCGCCGTACCGGCCGCTCTCGACAACCGCGAAATTCACGTCGTATGCCTGCGATGCGTTCACCGATGCCGATCAGATCCGGCTCGCGGAGTTCTGCAGGAAGGCCGATGCTGCCGGTGCCCGGTTCATGCTCAGCAACTCCGATCCCCGCAATACCGATCCCGATGATTCGTTCTTTGACGACCTTTATAGCGGCTTTTCTATCAGCCGGGTCTCTGCCCGGCGCGCCATCAACAGAAACCCGGATGGGCGGGGCAGCCTCACCGAGATCGTCGTGACCAACTTCTGA
- a CDS encoding damage-control phosphatase ARMT1 family protein, with protein MRFKPGCTECLLSRVAYESRLVTADEDRIRQTVDACRTLLTTLQDLPVPAPVIASQVHRLAYRMVGDADPYRLLKQTNNSDAIAVCRQVRGELTTFRDRALAAVIGNTLDYGSMAHTVTDNFVEFFRWEFSAGFTIDDTDAIEALTSRVVYLADNCGEIVFDALLVDYLKAHGAEVILAVRGAPILNDATLADARDLGIDRRADLLTTTSNGTAELGLNLDIMPSDLADALDRCTIIIAKGMANYESLSDYTDLPPVAHMMSVKCEPIARDVGVPVGSRIALLRE; from the coding sequence ATGAGATTCAAACCCGGATGCACCGAGTGCCTCCTTTCCCGCGTGGCATACGAATCACGGTTGGTGACAGCGGATGAGGATCGAATCAGGCAGACCGTCGATGCCTGCCGTACGTTGCTTACCACCCTGCAAGACCTGCCCGTTCCGGCACCGGTGATCGCAAGCCAGGTTCACCGGCTCGCCTACCGTATGGTCGGAGATGCCGATCCCTACCGTTTGCTGAAACAAACCAACAACAGTGACGCCATCGCCGTGTGCAGGCAGGTCAGGGGAGAGCTCACGACGTTCCGCGACCGCGCGCTCGCCGCTGTTATCGGCAATACTCTGGATTACGGATCGATGGCACATACGGTCACCGACAACTTCGTCGAGTTCTTCAGGTGGGAATTTTCGGCCGGGTTTACGATCGACGATACCGATGCAATAGAAGCGCTCACTTCCCGTGTCGTCTATCTCGCCGATAACTGCGGCGAGATCGTATTTGATGCCCTTCTCGTCGACTACCTCAAAGCGCACGGTGCCGAGGTCATCCTCGCCGTCCGGGGAGCACCTATCCTGAACGATGCAACGCTCGCAGACGCGCGCGACCTCGGCATCGACCGCCGGGCAGATCTTCTGACAACGACGAGCAACGGCACCGCGGAGCTCGGCCTGAATCTCGACATCATGCCTTCTGATCTTGCGGATGCACTCGACCGCTGTACGATCATCATCGCCAAGGGCATGGCGAACTACGAATCGCTCTCCGACTATACCGATCTCCCGCCGGTCGCTCATATGATGTCGGTGAAATGCGAACCGATTGCCCGGGATGTGGGCGTCCCCGTCGGGTCACGGATAGCACTGCTCCGCGAGTAG